CCGCGCCATGACCGCGGTCGCGACGCCGTATCTCGACAGCATCAGCCGGGACCTGACGCTCGCGGCGGCTTACGGGCATTTCGCGCCGGTCATCGATCGCGACCCGGAGTTCGAGGCGATGTTCCGGATCATGGAAGGCGGTCATCGCAGCCTGGTCATCGTCGGCGAATCCGGCGTCGGCAAGGAGACTCTGATCCAGGGGTTGGCGCAGATGATGGTCGAAGAGGACGTCCCCGCGATCCTGCAGGATCGGCGGCTGCTCAGGCTCGACGTGGCGCAGCTCGTGTCCGGAGCCAGCGCGGCCGAGGCCGAGGAGCGGCTGTTGAACGCGCTCTACGAAGTGGCGCGCGCCGGCAATATCGTGCTCGCGGTCCCGGACGTGGCCGGCATGACCGGGATCACCGCTGGTTCCGGCGACAGCATGGACCTGTCGCGCGTCTTCGCGAACGAATTAGCCAAGGGTTATTTCTTCGCCATCACAACCGCGACGCCGCGGGAATATTCTTCCGCGATCGAGAATTCGCCGCTCGGCCGCTCGCTCGTGAAATTGGAACTGCCGGAGACCGACGTGAACAAAGCGATCCGGATCCTGGAAGCCAAGATCGGCGTCATCGAGTATCAGAACGGCGTTTATTTTTCTTATGACGCCGTCGAGGCCGCCGTGACGCTCGCCGACCGCTACCTGAACGATAAGTTCCTGCCGGAGAAAGGCATTCTCATGGCCCGCGAGGCCGCGGCCGCGGCCAAAGCCGCGCGCGGCGCGAACGCGGTCGTCGGGCGCGACGACGTCGCCGGCGTCATTTCCGAGAAGACGCACATCCCGCTCAAGACCCTGACCGAGGAAGAATCGCACAAGCTCCTGAATCTCGAAGCGCGCATGCATGAGCGGATCATCGGCCAGGAGGCGGCCGTGCGATCCGTGGCTTCGGCCATGCGCCGCGCCCGCGCCGAGCTGCGCGAACAGACCCGGCCGATCGCCAACTTCCTGTTCCTGGGTCCCACGGGCGTCGGCAAGACCGAGCTTGCGAAGACACTCGCCGAGGTCTATTTCGGCAACGAGGAGGCGATGATCCGGCTCGACATGTCTGAGTACCAGGATAAGCAGTCCTTGTACCGGCTCGTCGGCGAACCGGCCGGCGCCCAGGCCGGTGGCATCCTCACCGAGGCGGTCCGCAAACAGCCGTTCTCGCTGATCCTGCTCGATGAGATCGAGAAAGCCAACCCGGACATCCTGACCGTCTTCCTGCAGGTGATGGACGACGGCCGGCTCACGGACAACATGGGCCGCACCGTGGATTTCACCAACGTCATTTTGATCGCCACTTCGAACGCCGGCGCCCAGTATCTCCAGGACGAGCTGCGCCGCGGCACGGCCGTGGCGGCCGTGAAAGAAGGTCTGATCAGCCGCGAACTCAAGACCTATTTCCGGCCGGAGTTCCTGAATCGTTTCGACGACATCATCGTCTTCTCGCCCCTCTCGCAGCCGGAGATTGAACAGATCGCGCGGCTGATGCTCGCCAAGGTCGCGAAGCGGCTGAATGAAAAGGGGATCGCCCTCGAGGTTACGGACGCCGCGGTCAAGGATCTGGCTGCCGCCGGTTTCGATCCGGTCTTCGGTGCGCGGCCGCTCCGTCGCGTCATTCAGGACAAGGTGGACAACGTCATCGCCGAAGCTTTGCTTGCTGGCAAGCTCGGCCGCCGCGATCGCATCATTTTGGATAAAGACGGCGCGATCCGGGTGGAGAAAGCGGCGAGGTTGTGAGTAAGTGACGGAGTCAGGGAGTGACGAAGAGACGGAGCGATCGTATATGAACGATAAAACGGAGGCCTCCAGCCGCCGTTTTTTACCATGTTTCGGCCAAATTTTATATTTCCACTGACTCCGTCTCTCCCTGACTCTGGAACTCCCGCCGGGATTGACAAAACGCCTCTTTTATGCTATTTTATCTAGTTCTTCAAGCTCAAAGCTTGTTGAATGATCTTTGAAAGATAGTGATAACAGCCGGACAGCGCGCATGGTGCGTGTTGTCCCGAAAACCGAGCGCCGGTAGACCGGCGGGGCTTTTTGGCCCAAGGAGCGTCCGATGAAGAAGCATACTTTGGTAGCGCATCTGAGTCCTGATCTCGAAGTCCTGTTCATGATCCACCTGATCCGCAGCGACGAACGCGTGCGCGAGCGCCTCGATGTCGAGGACTGCCCCGCACTGAAGTTCATCCCGGCGGGTCCGCTCTCGGCCGACGATTGGTCCAAGACCGAGATGGATCTCACGGTCGAAGAGCTCGAGGCTCGTGGCTACCTGTTCCTGGATTGCGGCGGCGGTCTGCTTGACCAGCACGGCAAGCAGAGCCTTCTCCGGAATTCGATGAGTTCGCTCGATCTCCTCGTGCATTACGCCGAGATCGACAAGAACCGTCCGGAACTCCTGCCGATCGTGAGCGTCATCTCGCAGAACGATCTCAGTGGTCAGGACATCGTCCGCGACCAGAAGTATCGCCAGAGCCAGACACCGCATACGCCGCGCCACCTGCGCAACGTCGTGCTGGGCTGGAACCTGATGTACTTCGGCTATCCCGAGTATGTGGTCGCATTGGCCAACACTGCTTTTTGCAGCATCGGGCGTCTGCTCGTCGAGAAGCATCTCAACGGGGATCGCGACATTCCGATGGCGGAAGTTCGGCAGTTGTTTCTGGCCGACGAGATCGTGCACGGCGCGTTTTCCGACCTCGCGTTCGGCGAAGCTGGCGGGTTCGACACCTCGGCGGCCGAGAAAGAGTCGGTTGAGTTCCGCGAGGAGGTCGAGGCCGGTCTCGACGCCATGGAGAAAGAGTGGGATCTCGGTGCTCGGGATTATCTGAAGCGGACCAAGATCGTGCGCACGGCCTACAGCAAAGAGGTCGAAGGCGCGACGGTCTGCCGCCAGATCGCGATCGTCTACGGGTCCTCCGATTCGTCGCGCTTCGGAGCGGTCACTCGCTTCGGCAACGAGTCGCAGGGACATCGCGGCCGGCCGTATCGGCAGATCGGCGAGCGTCCGAAGGCTGACGTCACCATCCAGTTTTACGGTCCTGGCCGGTTCCTGGTTTCGACCAAGGGCATCGAGCTCGGCAAGGTCGCCGCAGCCATCCGCCGCCTCGACCTGGTGCGCAAGGGCGTGAAGCTTGATGAGGCGCAGCAGGACCAGCTCGGCAACACCGGACATCTGATGTTCACGAACAGCCAGAATGCCGAGGTTCAAGCGATGTATCTTGCGGAGTATCGCACCGCTTTCGGGAACGCCTTCCGGGCTAATCCGCGCGCGGCTGCAGTCGCTCTCACGGAAGACGAGATCGTTGATCTGACGATCAAGGCTTTGTCCGGCAGCAAGTAGGCCGGCAACAGCGGTCAGTAAGATAAGATAGGCTT
This region of Patescibacteria group bacterium genomic DNA includes:
- a CDS encoding ATP-dependent Clp protease ATP-binding subunit, whose protein sequence is MSAEKKTIEVSDLLVCPRCSGRASDGLRPCPACRGLGSGLPHAGLFLYWGRRVDGFTIRLAKLRGALDLAFDLLLGLTALGGLVLLLWLARLSQPADWFTWYFWELPHRHLLGFWTGALCACLLYYRRVAAAAKRGQVRKRERARPGRAAVEPEAILLASSWDWDRVAKLRRADRIDVARAYSREAGQAVDAAFLLARRLGHAEVRPVHVFGALLSTVKVSVMFGRLGLNFARFQDQVSRMLGQLPVDRQQTVISETVRLCLLEAYAEAFNKNQPEVGPLELFLAVFRRDASLQELLFDLGVDAAKIDNVVSWIRVNDLIVRRLRRFSSAAKNKPKTAMNRAMTAVATPYLDSISRDLTLAAAYGHFAPVIDRDPEFEAMFRIMEGGHRSLVIVGESGVGKETLIQGLAQMMVEEDVPAILQDRRLLRLDVAQLVSGASAAEAEERLLNALYEVARAGNIVLAVPDVAGMTGITAGSGDSMDLSRVFANELAKGYFFAITTATPREYSSAIENSPLGRSLVKLELPETDVNKAIRILEAKIGVIEYQNGVYFSYDAVEAAVTLADRYLNDKFLPEKGILMAREAAAAAKAARGANAVVGRDDVAGVISEKTHIPLKTLTEEESHKLLNLEARMHERIIGQEAAVRSVASAMRRARAELREQTRPIANFLFLGPTGVGKTELAKTLAEVYFGNEEAMIRLDMSEYQDKQSLYRLVGEPAGAQAGGILTEAVRKQPFSLILLDEIEKANPDILTVFLQVMDDGRLTDNMGRTVDFTNVILIATSNAGAQYLQDELRRGTAVAAVKEGLISRELKTYFRPEFLNRFDDIIVFSPLSQPEIEQIARLMLAKVAKRLNEKGIALEVTDAAVKDLAAAGFDPVFGARPLRRVIQDKVDNVIAEALLAGKLGRRDRIILDKDGAIRVEKAARL